A region of Denticeps clupeoides chromosome 19, fDenClu1.1, whole genome shotgun sequence DNA encodes the following proteins:
- the ociad1 gene encoding OCIA domain-containing protein 1: MSQASSGFSGPRQEQRRDAQAPLSSGYIPTEDEKRVFRECNQESFWYRSLPFSALAVAVTQVLISRGVLTGSPRFGSLPKVAFAGLMGYMGGKMSYMKVCQEKFKNLENSPLGEALRHAQRQQAPGPNQSEFWDPNQADPNQATFESSFQPATNYQPPADSYSYSSDDYSNPSFSSFESAPFSSSFSESAPSGMREDAIPQAPTFQEEDTPKKKAILYEELRSKNRENYEVTLTQKAETLLKPQSETSAPKKEVKQNQYGDAWEE, from the exons ATGTCCCAGGCTTCTTCGGGCTTTTCTGGTCCCCGACAGGAGCAGCGGCGGGATGCGCAG GCTCCTCTTAGTTCAGGCTACATCCCCACTGAAGATGAGAAACGGGTCTTCAGAGAGTGTAATCAGGAGAGCTTCTGGTACAGAT CCCTGCCCTTCTCGGCTTTGGCAGTGGCAGTCACACAGGTGCTTATATCAAGAG GAGTGCTCACTGGATCCCCGCGCTTTGGCTCCTTACCCAAAGTTGCCT TTGCTGGCTTAATGGGATATATGGGAGGAAAAATGTCCTACATGAAGGTCTGTCAGGAGAAGTTCAAAAATCTAGAAAACTCTCCTTTGGGAGAGGCTCTCCGGCATGCTCAGCGACAGCAGGCTCCTGG GCCGAACCAGTCAGAGTTCTGGGATCCGAACCAGGCAGACCCAAATCAGGCCACCTTTGAATCGTCTTTCCAACCAGCGACCAATTACCAGCCTCCGGCAGACTCCTACAGCTACTCCAGTGACGACTACAGCAACCCCTCTTTTTCTAGCTTTGAATCCGCCCCTTTTAGCTCCAGCTTCAGTGAGTCCGCCCCCTCAGGCATGAGAGAAGACGCCATCCCACAAG CACCAACTTTCCAGGAAGAGGACACGCCCAAGAAAAAGGCCATCCTGTATGAAGAGCTACGCAGCAAAAACCGGGAGAACTACGAGGTCACGTTGACACAGAAAGCAGAAACGCTGCTCAAACCCCAGTCAGAAACATCAGCACCAAAGAAAGAGG TCAAACAGAACCAGTATGGAGATGCTTGGGAAGAGTAA
- the npl gene encoding N-acetylneuraminate lyase has translation MEKPWKRLTGLVAATFTPLTAQGEVDLSVVEPYAEYLVQKQGVKQVFLNGTTGESVSLSVEERKRLAEEWCKIGKGRLDQVVVHVGCPSLKDSRELAQHAAAAGADGIAVISPSFFKPSSSTALRMFLKEIAAAAPCLPFYYYHIPSMTSVHLPARDVVRGIEKEIPSFRGVKFSDQDLLDFGQCVSSCPSDWSLLYGVDEQLLGALAMGATGAVGSTYNYLGRKVDHMLLAFNKGDLVQARAVQCQLQEFLSFAIGHGFGLPMNKQLMSEVSGLPLGPPRLPLLPCPEQDVRAVVGKLLSILGEE, from the exons ATGGAAAAACCGTGGAAGAGGCTTACGGGTCTTGTGGCCGCCACATTCACTCCTCTGACAGCCCAGGG GGAGGTGGACCTCTCCGTGGTGGAGCCGTACGCCGAGTACTTGGTGCAGAAGCAGGGGGTGAAGCAGGTCTTCT TGAATGGCACCACTGGGGAaagtgtgtccctgagtgtgGAGGAAAGGAAGCGGCTGGCGGAGGAGTGGTGTAAGATTGGGAAGGGCAG ACTCGACCAGGTGGTTGTCCACGTCGGCTGCCCAAGTCTCAAGGATTCCAGGGAACTG GCACAGCATGCGGCTGCTGCAGGGGCTGACGGGATTGCCGTGATCTCCCCCTCGTTCTTTAAACCATCTAGTTCAA CTGCTCTGAGGATGTTCCTTAAAGAGATTGCTGCTGCGGCTCCATGTCTTCCTTTTTATTACTACCACATCCCATCAATGACCAGCGTCCACT TGCCTGCCAGAGATGTGGTACGGGGCATAGAGAAAGAGATCCCTTCGTTCCGAGGAGTGAAGTTCAGCGACCAGGACCTGCTGGACTTTGGTCAGTGTGTCAGTAGCTGCCCCTCGGACTGGTCACTCCTCTATGGCGTGGATGAG CAACTGCTGGGGGCCCTGGCCATGGGCGCGACTGGGGCAGTGGGCAG CACGTATAACTACCTGGGCAGGAAGGTGGACCACATGCTGTTGGCGTTTAATAAAGGCGATCTGGTGCAGGCACGGGCCGTGCAG TGTCAACTGCAAGAGTTCCTGTCATTTGCCATTGGACATG GGTTTGGGTTGCCCATGAATAAGCAGCTGATGAGCGAAGTTTCCGGTCTGCCTCTGGGACCCCCGCGCCTGCCACTGTTGCCCTGCCCTGAACAGGACGTCAGAGCCGTTGTGGGGAAACTTCTGTCTATTTTGGGGGAGGAGTGA
- the sec22bb gene encoding vesicle-trafficking protein SEC22b-B isoform X1: MVLLTMIARLADGLPLAASMQEDEQGSEKLGRDLQQYQSQAKQLFRKLNEQSPTRCTLEAGSMAFHYVIEKGVCYLVLCEAGFPKKLAFAYLEDLQAEFHEQHGKKVPTVSRPYSFIEFDTYIQKTKKSYIDSRARRNLGSINTELQDVQRIMVANIEEVLQRGEALSALDSKASNLSSLSKKYRSDAKYLNTRSTYAKLAAGAVFFVMLIVYVRFWWL; this comes from the exons ATGGTGCTGCTGACCATGATCGCGCGTCTGGCGGACGGCCTGCCGCTCGCCGCCTCCATGCAGGAGGACGAACAG GGGAGTGAAAAG TTGGGCAGGGATCTCCAGCAGTACCAGAGCCAGGCCAAGCAGCTCTTCCGGAAGCTGAACGAGCAGAGTCCCACCCGCTGCACTCTGGAGGCAGGATCCATGGCCTTTCA CTATGTCATAGAAAAGGGGGTGTGCTACCTGGTGCTTTGTGAAGCAGGGTTCCCCAAAAAGCTGGCCTTCGCTTATTTAGAAGACCTGCAGGCCGAGTTCCACGAGCAGCACGGGAAGAAGGTTCCCACCGTCTCTCGGCCGTACTCCTTCATTGAGTTcg ACACTTACATCCAGAAAACCAAGAAGTCCTACATTGACAGTCGAGCTCGCAGGAACCTGGGCAGCATCAACACAGAGCTGCAGGACGTGCAGAGGATCATGGTGGCGAACATCGAGGAGGTTCTGCAGCGAGGAGAAGCCTTGTCTG CTTTAGACTCGAAGGCTAGTAACCTGTCCAGCCTGTCCAAGAAGTACCGGAGCGACGCCAAGTACCTGAACACGCGCTCCACCTACGCCAAACTCGCCGCCGGCGCGGTCTTTTTCGTCATGCTTATTGTCTATGTGCGCTTCTGGTGGCTCTGA
- the sec22bb gene encoding vesicle-trafficking protein SEC22b-B isoform X2, whose product MVLLTMIARLADGLPLAASMQEDEQLGRDLQQYQSQAKQLFRKLNEQSPTRCTLEAGSMAFHYVIEKGVCYLVLCEAGFPKKLAFAYLEDLQAEFHEQHGKKVPTVSRPYSFIEFDTYIQKTKKSYIDSRARRNLGSINTELQDVQRIMVANIEEVLQRGEALSALDSKASNLSSLSKKYRSDAKYLNTRSTYAKLAAGAVFFVMLIVYVRFWWL is encoded by the exons ATGGTGCTGCTGACCATGATCGCGCGTCTGGCGGACGGCCTGCCGCTCGCCGCCTCCATGCAGGAGGACGAACAG TTGGGCAGGGATCTCCAGCAGTACCAGAGCCAGGCCAAGCAGCTCTTCCGGAAGCTGAACGAGCAGAGTCCCACCCGCTGCACTCTGGAGGCAGGATCCATGGCCTTTCA CTATGTCATAGAAAAGGGGGTGTGCTACCTGGTGCTTTGTGAAGCAGGGTTCCCCAAAAAGCTGGCCTTCGCTTATTTAGAAGACCTGCAGGCCGAGTTCCACGAGCAGCACGGGAAGAAGGTTCCCACCGTCTCTCGGCCGTACTCCTTCATTGAGTTcg ACACTTACATCCAGAAAACCAAGAAGTCCTACATTGACAGTCGAGCTCGCAGGAACCTGGGCAGCATCAACACAGAGCTGCAGGACGTGCAGAGGATCATGGTGGCGAACATCGAGGAGGTTCTGCAGCGAGGAGAAGCCTTGTCTG CTTTAGACTCGAAGGCTAGTAACCTGTCCAGCCTGTCCAAGAAGTACCGGAGCGACGCCAAGTACCTGAACACGCGCTCCACCTACGCCAAACTCGCCGCCGGCGCGGTCTTTTTCGTCATGCTTATTGTCTATGTGCGCTTCTGGTGGCTCTGA